The Corynebacterium renale genome includes a region encoding these proteins:
- the pyrF gene encoding orotidine-5'-phosphate decarboxylase has translation MNFSQRLAEATSRRGRLCVGIDPHVSLLEAWGLPTNAEGVARFTEICVEAFAEVAVVKPQIAFYEPYGARGFSILEDAIKELRSQGVLVIADAKRGDIGSTMAGYARAWLGHGSPLESDAVTVSPYLGVGALQPAFDVAEENGKGVYVLAATSNPEAIALQGARFAAETSVAQHVVDTVAEINASSHAETVGGNLGIVLGATVANPPSISRLHGPILLPGVGAQGATMRDIDRLCGEDNPLALPSVSRGILKAGPSVHALKQAIADFVDDSVSR, from the coding sequence GTGAACTTTAGCCAGAGATTAGCTGAGGCAACATCACGTCGCGGCCGTCTCTGCGTCGGAATTGACCCCCACGTTTCACTTCTTGAAGCGTGGGGGCTTCCCACGAACGCAGAAGGTGTTGCACGTTTCACTGAAATCTGTGTCGAAGCTTTTGCTGAGGTTGCCGTCGTAAAGCCGCAAATCGCGTTTTATGAACCTTATGGCGCCCGGGGCTTCAGCATCCTCGAAGACGCTATCAAAGAGCTCCGTTCACAGGGGGTGCTTGTCATCGCGGACGCAAAACGTGGAGACATCGGCTCCACAATGGCCGGTTACGCGCGAGCCTGGCTTGGGCACGGTTCTCCTTTGGAATCAGATGCAGTAACAGTGTCTCCATACCTAGGGGTCGGAGCTTTGCAACCTGCATTTGATGTTGCAGAAGAAAACGGAAAAGGCGTTTACGTTCTTGCTGCCACCTCGAACCCTGAGGCAATCGCGCTGCAGGGCGCACGCTTCGCCGCTGAAACCAGCGTGGCCCAGCATGTCGTTGATACCGTAGCGGAGATAAATGCTTCTTCTCATGCCGAGACCGTCGGTGGAAACCTTGGCATCGTATTGGGTGCCACGGTTGCGAATCCACCGTCTATCTCGCGTCTGCATGGGCCGATATTGTTGCCTGGTGTGGGTGCGCAAGGTGCAACAATGCGCGACATTGACCGACTATGTGGGGAAGATAATCCACTCGCTCTACCTTCGGTTTCCCGCGGAATATTGAAGGCAGGGCCTTCAGTGCACGCTCTCAAGCAGGCCATCGCTGATTTCGTGGATGATTCTGTTTCGCGTTAA
- the mihF gene encoding integration host factor, actinobacterial type encodes MALPKLTDEQRKAALAKAAEARKARAELKEKLKRGDITLKEVLDQVPDNEIIGKTKVSALLEALPKVGKVKAKEIMDELEIAPTRRLRGLGDRQRRALLERFGFSED; translated from the coding sequence GTGGCCCTTCCCAAGTTGACCGATGAGCAGCGCAAGGCCGCCCTTGCCAAGGCAGCGGAAGCCCGCAAGGCACGTGCCGAGCTGAAGGAAAAGCTGAAGCGCGGCGACATCACCCTCAAAGAGGTACTGGACCAGGTTCCAGATAACGAGATCATTGGTAAGACCAAGGTTTCCGCACTTCTTGAGGCTCTGCCTAAGGTAGGCAAGGTCAAGGCTAAGGAAATCATGGACGAGCTGGAGATTGCTCCAACCCGTCGTCTGCGTGGTCTGGGCGACCGCCAGCGTCGTGCACTGCTCGAGCGCTTCGGTTTCTCCGAGGATTAA
- the carB gene encoding carbamoyl-phosphate synthase large subunit produces the protein MPKRTDINHVLVIGSGPIVIGQACEFDYSGTQACRVLREEGLRVTLVNSNPATIMTDPEFADHTYVEPIEPEYIEKVLAKEQEEGHPVDAVLATLGGQTALNAAIALDRQGILEKYGVELIGADIDAIERGEDRQKFKDIVASIGGESARSAVCHNMDEVHATVEKLGLPVVVRPSFTMGGLGSGLAFTYEDLDRIAGGGLSASPEANVLIEESILGWKEFELELMRDRDDNVVVIASIENVDALGVHTGDSVTVAPSMTLTDREYQIMRDQGIAIIRAVGVDTGGCNIQFAVNPKDGRIITIEMNPRVSRSSALASKATGYPIAKMAAKLAIGYTLDEVTNDITGTTPAAFEPTLDYVIVKAPRFDFAKFPGSDDTLTTTMKSVGEAMAIGRNYISGLNKVMRSLENKPAGFWTASDEAIAGERAHDKAAVLEDLKRPTEGRMYDVELAMRLGATIDEIYEASGIDPWFLAELRALVDFRAELLDAPVLNETLLRRAKVFGLSDAQIAALRPEFAGEDGVRSLRWSLGIRPVYKTVDTCAGEFEAQTPYHYSAYELDPNAESEVAPQKDKDKIIILGSGPNRIGQGIEFDYSCVHAALELSRVGYETIMVNCNPETVSTDYDTADRLYFEPLTFEDVMEVYHAESESGNVAGVIVQLGGQTPLGLAARLEEAGVPVIGTSPEAIDKAEDRGEFGKVLQAAELPAPPFGTATTFEEAREVASKIGYPVLVRPSYVLGGRGMEIVYDEDSLESYISRATELSSDHPVLVDRFLDNAIEIDVDALCDGENVYLAGVMEHIEEAGVHSGDSACALPPMSIGQEDLETVRRSTAALAHGIGVKGLMNVQFALKDDTLYVIEANPRASRTVPFVSKATGVPLAKAAARIMTGASISELQQEGMIPTDYDGASLPLDAPIAVKEAVLPFNRFRRPDGTMLDTLLSPEMKSTGEVMGLADNFGAAYAKAEAAAFGDLPTEGTIFVSVANHDKRTLMFPIQRLAALGFRILATAGTAMTLRRNGIECETVLKASDVREGSAGDRSIVDMIKDGEIDLILNTPAGSAGARHDGYEIRAAAVLAGVPLITTVQGSTAAVQGIEARLSGGFGVRALQELEHAVAKEA, from the coding sequence ATGCCTAAGCGCACAGATATTAACCACGTTCTGGTTATCGGTTCCGGCCCAATCGTCATCGGTCAGGCCTGCGAGTTCGACTATTCCGGTACACAGGCCTGCCGAGTTCTCCGCGAAGAAGGCCTCCGCGTAACCTTGGTGAACTCCAACCCGGCAACAATTATGACCGACCCCGAGTTTGCCGACCACACATACGTAGAGCCAATTGAACCGGAATACATTGAAAAGGTCTTGGCTAAGGAGCAAGAGGAAGGTCATCCTGTCGACGCCGTACTGGCTACCCTCGGCGGCCAGACCGCGCTCAACGCTGCCATTGCCCTCGACCGTCAGGGAATCCTGGAAAAGTACGGTGTTGAGCTCATCGGCGCAGATATCGACGCCATTGAACGCGGCGAAGACCGCCAGAAGTTCAAGGACATCGTGGCCTCCATCGGCGGCGAATCCGCACGTTCAGCTGTCTGCCACAACATGGATGAGGTCCACGCGACCGTCGAGAAGCTTGGCCTGCCCGTTGTCGTTCGACCATCCTTCACCATGGGTGGCCTCGGCTCCGGTCTCGCATTCACCTACGAAGATTTGGATCGGATCGCCGGTGGAGGTCTGAGTGCCTCGCCTGAGGCTAATGTCCTGATTGAGGAATCTATCTTGGGTTGGAAGGAATTCGAGCTCGAGCTTATGCGAGACCGCGACGATAACGTGGTTGTCATCGCGTCTATCGAAAACGTCGATGCGCTGGGTGTGCACACCGGTGACTCCGTGACCGTGGCTCCCTCTATGACGCTGACCGATCGTGAATACCAGATTATGCGTGATCAAGGCATCGCAATCATCCGTGCAGTTGGCGTTGACACCGGCGGCTGCAACATCCAGTTCGCGGTGAACCCGAAAGACGGCCGCATCATCACGATCGAGATGAACCCACGCGTTTCCCGTTCCTCGGCACTCGCGTCGAAGGCGACCGGGTACCCAATCGCGAAGATGGCTGCCAAGCTCGCTATCGGCTACACCCTCGATGAAGTCACCAACGACATCACTGGAACCACTCCGGCAGCGTTCGAACCGACCTTGGACTACGTTATTGTCAAGGCTCCACGCTTCGACTTCGCTAAGTTCCCGGGCTCCGACGACACTCTGACCACCACCATGAAGTCTGTCGGCGAAGCCATGGCTATTGGCCGCAACTACATCTCCGGATTGAACAAGGTCATGCGTTCGCTGGAAAACAAACCAGCTGGTTTTTGGACAGCTAGCGACGAAGCGATCGCCGGCGAGCGTGCACACGACAAGGCAGCGGTCCTCGAGGACCTCAAGCGACCCACTGAAGGCCGCATGTACGACGTAGAATTGGCGATGCGTCTCGGCGCAACAATCGACGAAATCTACGAGGCCTCCGGCATCGACCCGTGGTTCCTCGCTGAGTTGCGCGCGCTGGTCGACTTCCGCGCCGAGCTGCTCGACGCGCCGGTCCTGAATGAAACTTTGCTGCGCCGGGCAAAGGTGTTTGGTCTTTCCGACGCACAGATCGCTGCGCTTCGGCCAGAATTTGCTGGCGAAGATGGCGTACGTTCCTTGCGCTGGTCGCTAGGAATCCGTCCGGTATACAAGACCGTCGACACCTGCGCAGGCGAATTCGAAGCACAAACGCCGTACCACTACTCCGCATACGAGCTTGATCCCAACGCGGAGAGCGAAGTTGCCCCGCAGAAGGACAAGGACAAGATCATCATCTTGGGCTCTGGTCCGAACCGCATCGGCCAGGGCATTGAGTTCGACTACTCCTGTGTCCACGCAGCACTCGAGCTTTCACGCGTGGGATACGAGACCATCATGGTCAACTGCAACCCAGAAACTGTCTCCACCGACTATGACACTGCTGACCGTCTGTACTTCGAACCACTGACGTTCGAGGACGTCATGGAGGTCTACCACGCAGAGTCCGAGTCAGGCAACGTTGCTGGTGTCATCGTCCAGCTTGGCGGCCAGACACCACTGGGTCTCGCAGCGCGTCTGGAAGAAGCAGGTGTACCAGTCATTGGTACTTCTCCGGAAGCAATTGACAAGGCCGAAGATCGTGGCGAATTCGGCAAGGTCCTTCAGGCTGCAGAACTTCCAGCACCACCCTTCGGAACCGCTACCACTTTCGAAGAAGCCCGCGAGGTTGCTTCCAAGATCGGGTACCCAGTACTTGTCCGCCCGTCGTACGTGCTTGGCGGACGCGGTATGGAAATTGTTTACGACGAGGACTCGTTGGAGTCCTACATCTCGCGTGCAACCGAGCTCAGCTCGGACCACCCAGTCCTGGTGGACCGCTTCCTAGACAACGCAATCGAGATTGACGTCGACGCGCTATGCGACGGCGAGAACGTCTACCTTGCCGGCGTCATGGAGCACATCGAAGAAGCAGGTGTCCACTCCGGTGACTCGGCGTGTGCACTGCCCCCAATGTCCATCGGCCAAGAAGACCTCGAAACCGTACGACGTTCCACCGCGGCGCTGGCCCACGGCATCGGCGTCAAGGGCCTGATGAATGTTCAGTTCGCGCTCAAGGACGATACCCTCTACGTCATCGAAGCTAACCCACGCGCATCGCGTACGGTTCCATTCGTTTCCAAGGCCACGGGTGTCCCACTGGCAAAGGCTGCAGCTCGCATCATGACTGGTGCAAGCATCAGCGAGCTCCAGCAAGAGGGCATGATTCCGACGGACTATGATGGCGCATCGCTGCCACTGGACGCCCCGATTGCGGTCAAGGAAGCCGTCCTGCCGTTTAACCGTTTCCGTCGCCCGGACGGAACTATGCTGGACACCCTGCTCAGCCCAGAGATGAAATCCACGGGTGAGGTCATGGGCCTGGCGGACAACTTTGGAGCAGCCTACGCGAAAGCCGAAGCAGCGGCGTTCGGCGACTTGCCTACCGAAGGAACGATCTTCGTATCCGTGGCCAACCACGATAAGCGGACCCTCATGTTCCCAATCCAGCGCCTGGCGGCCCTAGGATTCCGGATCTTGGCTACTGCAGGTACTGCGATGACGCTGCGCCGCAATGGCATTGAGTGCGAAACCGTTTTGAAGGCTTCGGATGTTCGCGAAGGCTCCGCGGGCGACCGTTCCATCGTGGACATGATTAAGGACGGCGAAATCGACCTGATTCTTAATACACCAGCAGGCTCTGCAGGTGCACGCCACGATGGCTACGAAATCCGTGCGGCAGCTGTTTTGGCCGGTGTACCTCTTATCACCACAGTTCAGGGTTCTACGGCAGCTGTTCAAGGCATCGAGGCCCGCCTGTCCGGCGGTTTCGGCGTACGCGCACTCCAAGAACTCGAACATGCGGTGGCTAAGGAGGCATAA
- the rpoZ gene encoding DNA-directed RNA polymerase subunit omega produces MTNVSNETEKKQPVFDPPVGITDPPIDSLLEKVSSKYALAIFAAKRARQINSYYQQADEGVFEFVGPLVTPEPGEKPLSIALREIDANLLDHQEGR; encoded by the coding sequence GTGACAAACGTGAGCAACGAAACGGAGAAGAAGCAACCAGTATTCGATCCGCCGGTTGGTATTACCGACCCTCCGATTGACTCTTTGCTGGAAAAGGTTTCCTCGAAGTATGCTCTGGCAATTTTCGCTGCGAAGCGTGCACGCCAGATCAACAGCTACTACCAGCAGGCAGACGAAGGCGTATTTGAATTCGTCGGCCCCCTGGTCACCCCTGAACCTGGTGAAAAGCCACTGTCGATTGCTCTTCGTGAAATTGACGCTAACCTTTTGGATCACCAAGAAGGTCGCTAG
- a CDS encoding dihydroorotase, translated as MTEEKTTVSFPETGAHAPAAAGTLLIRDVLVYGEGDPTNVLIEDGIIVDVAAAADATADDVLDGHGAVLLPGLVDMHVHLREPGREDTETLATGSAAAARGGFTAVFTMANTMPVLDQPILAEAVWLKGQQLGLCDVHPVGSITQGLQGKQLTEFGLMARSGAKVRMFSDDGKCVDDPRLMRRALEYARGEDVLLAQHAEDIRLTEGAVAHEGPIAAELGLSGWPRAAEEAIVARDALLSRDYGGRIHVCHASTVGSIDLIKFAKDRGVSLTAEVTPHHLLLTDELLRTYDGYYRVNPPLRERSDAEALQEALLDGTIDCVATDHAPHGSEEKCCEFQHAKPGMLGLETSLAIVAKLFVETGRADWRFVAKVMSEKPAEITRLPDHGRPIAVGEPANLTLVDPGLAWTVDRNALASKSRNTPYHGEKFNARVRSTVLRGHVTCRDGNVAQPNAS; from the coding sequence ATGACTGAAGAAAAAACTACGGTGTCCTTCCCAGAAACCGGTGCACATGCGCCGGCTGCTGCAGGGACTCTCTTAATCCGTGATGTCCTTGTCTACGGCGAGGGCGATCCCACTAACGTTCTCATTGAAGACGGCATCATCGTCGATGTGGCTGCTGCCGCAGATGCAACTGCCGACGACGTACTCGATGGACACGGCGCGGTTTTGCTGCCCGGTCTCGTGGACATGCACGTACACCTACGCGAACCTGGCCGCGAAGACACCGAAACCCTGGCTACCGGCTCGGCAGCTGCGGCCCGCGGCGGGTTCACTGCTGTTTTCACGATGGCTAACACGATGCCCGTGCTCGACCAACCTATCCTTGCAGAAGCCGTGTGGCTCAAGGGCCAGCAGCTCGGCTTGTGCGACGTACACCCAGTAGGTTCGATCACGCAAGGACTCCAAGGTAAGCAGCTCACCGAGTTCGGCCTCATGGCGCGAAGTGGCGCAAAAGTAAGAATGTTTTCCGACGACGGCAAATGCGTCGACGATCCACGCCTGATGCGCCGTGCGCTTGAATATGCTCGCGGTGAGGACGTCCTCCTCGCACAACACGCGGAGGACATCCGCCTGACTGAAGGCGCTGTTGCTCATGAGGGGCCCATCGCAGCAGAACTCGGACTCTCCGGCTGGCCACGTGCCGCAGAAGAGGCCATCGTTGCCCGCGACGCTTTGCTATCCCGCGATTACGGCGGACGCATTCACGTGTGTCACGCCTCGACAGTGGGCAGCATCGATCTGATCAAGTTTGCCAAGGACCGAGGCGTATCGCTCACCGCAGAAGTTACGCCTCACCACTTGCTGCTTACCGACGAACTCTTGCGCACTTATGACGGGTATTACCGAGTGAACCCACCACTTCGTGAGCGTAGTGACGCGGAAGCCCTTCAGGAGGCACTTCTCGACGGCACTATCGACTGCGTAGCTACTGACCACGCACCACATGGTTCGGAGGAGAAGTGCTGCGAATTCCAACATGCTAAGCCCGGCATGCTCGGCCTGGAAACGTCACTGGCAATCGTCGCGAAGCTCTTTGTGGAAACTGGGCGCGCAGACTGGCGTTTCGTGGCCAAGGTTATGAGCGAGAAGCCGGCAGAGATCACCCGGCTCCCTGATCATGGCCGGCCGATTGCAGTCGGGGAGCCCGCCAACCTGACCCTCGTTGATCCAGGCTTGGCCTGGACCGTCGACCGCAACGCATTGGCATCGAAGTCCCGTAACACCCCGTACCATGGTGAAAAATTCAACGCCCGCGTACGTTCTACGGTTTTGCGTGGCCACGTGACGTGTCGTGATGGCAACGTTGCTCAGCCAAACGCTTCCTAA
- the pyrR gene encoding bifunctional pyr operon transcriptional regulator/uracil phosphoribosyltransferase PyrR, which produces MSEQDTGVQQLESVEILDSQQLGRTISRIAHQIIEKTALDSPDAPRVLLLGIPSGGVPLAERLQQKISQFTGLEVPVGSLDITLYRDDLRNKPHRALQETSIPDGGIDSSIVVLVDDVLFSGRTIRAALDALRDLGRPDAIQLAVLVDRGHRELPIRADYVGKNLPTSKDEDVRVDIAEIDGSDAVTLHRPVSQSVSGSEKPTTAEGDA; this is translated from the coding sequence ATGAGCGAACAAGATACCGGCGTGCAGCAGCTGGAATCCGTAGAAATTCTGGATTCCCAGCAGCTAGGCCGAACCATCTCGCGCATCGCGCACCAGATTATTGAAAAGACAGCGCTGGATTCCCCAGACGCTCCTCGTGTGCTTCTACTGGGCATTCCATCGGGTGGGGTCCCGCTGGCAGAGCGCTTGCAGCAGAAGATTTCACAATTCACCGGCCTTGAAGTTCCCGTTGGTTCCCTAGACATCACTCTTTACCGTGATGACCTACGCAACAAGCCACATAGGGCTCTTCAAGAAACCTCGATTCCTGACGGCGGCATTGATAGCAGCATCGTGGTCTTGGTTGACGACGTTCTGTTCTCCGGCCGCACCATCCGGGCTGCCCTTGACGCCCTACGCGACTTAGGGCGCCCGGACGCTATTCAGTTGGCTGTCCTTGTTGATCGTGGGCACCGAGAACTGCCGATTCGCGCCGATTACGTTGGTAAAAACCTTCCAACCTCCAAAGACGAAGATGTGCGCGTCGACATTGCTGAAATCGATGGCTCTGATGCCGTCACTCTGCACCGCCCTGTGAGCCAATCCGTATCAGGGTCAGAGAAACCGACCACCGCTGAAGGGGACGCTTAA
- the carA gene encoding glutamine-hydrolyzing carbamoyl-phosphate synthase small subunit, producing the protein MSTPATFVPAKLVLADGRVFSGEAFGAQGTTLGEAVFTTAMTGYQETLTDPSYHRQLIVFTAPQIGNTGWNSEDGESHNDLISAAGIIIRDYSTIASSWRSEKTLEEALVENNIVGIKGVDTRTVVRHLRNEGSIAAGIFSGAEAERDNETLIELVKQQPAMLGANLTADVSTNDAYTVEAEGDHKATVVALDMGIKSTTPARLASRGITTIVVPHDTDFETIKSHKPDGVFVSNGPGDPGAMDDSVATIKQVLEADIPFFGICLGNQLLGRALGMETYKLRFGHRGVNVPVLNHDTDEISITSQNHGFALKNPSSEAGESFDTPFGSAHVTHTCLNDGVVEGVALDSGRAFSVQYHPEAAAGPHDADPLFDQFITLMNEAKK; encoded by the coding sequence GTGAGCACTCCAGCAACTTTCGTCCCCGCCAAGTTGGTCCTGGCGGATGGTCGAGTATTTAGCGGTGAAGCATTTGGCGCGCAGGGCACCACTTTGGGCGAAGCCGTATTCACGACAGCTATGACCGGCTATCAAGAGACATTGACGGACCCGTCTTACCATCGTCAGTTGATTGTGTTCACCGCACCTCAGATTGGCAATACCGGTTGGAACTCCGAGGATGGGGAGTCCCACAACGATCTGATTAGCGCGGCGGGCATCATCATTCGCGATTACAGCACAATCGCTTCTAGCTGGCGGTCAGAAAAGACTCTCGAAGAAGCGCTCGTCGAGAACAACATCGTCGGTATCAAAGGCGTCGACACCCGGACGGTAGTGCGTCACCTGCGCAACGAAGGGTCTATCGCAGCGGGTATTTTCAGCGGCGCCGAGGCAGAACGCGACAATGAGACATTGATCGAGCTAGTCAAGCAGCAACCAGCGATGCTCGGCGCCAACCTAACTGCAGACGTATCCACTAACGATGCGTACACTGTCGAAGCCGAAGGCGACCACAAGGCGACCGTAGTTGCCCTGGACATGGGCATTAAATCAACGACACCAGCTCGACTGGCTAGTAGAGGTATCACTACCATCGTCGTTCCGCATGACACCGACTTCGAAACCATCAAGTCCCACAAACCAGACGGAGTCTTCGTGTCCAACGGTCCGGGAGACCCAGGTGCAATGGACGATTCGGTGGCCACGATTAAGCAAGTTCTCGAGGCCGACATTCCGTTCTTTGGCATCTGTCTAGGCAATCAACTGCTCGGTCGGGCGCTAGGCATGGAAACCTACAAGTTGCGCTTCGGTCACCGTGGCGTCAACGTCCCTGTGCTCAACCACGATACCGACGAAATCTCGATCACTTCGCAAAACCACGGATTCGCATTGAAGAATCCGTCATCCGAGGCAGGGGAGAGCTTTGATACCCCGTTCGGCTCCGCTCACGTCACACACACTTGCCTCAACGACGGCGTAGTTGAAGGCGTGGCACTCGACAGCGGTCGTGCATTCTCCGTGCAGTATCACCCCGAAGCCGCGGCCGGACCGCACGATGCCGATCCGCTGTTTGACCAGTTCATCACCTTGATGAATGAAGCCAAGAAATAA
- the gmk gene encoding guanylate kinase, producing the protein MPGDTKQARLVVLAGPSAVGKSTIVHRLRSELEDLYFSVSMTTRSPRPGEVDGVDYFFVTPELFQDRIDRGEMLEWADIHGGLQRSGTPAEPVEHARSEGRPVLVEVDLEGARNVKRAIPDAITVFLAPPSWEILVERLTGRGTEPEDVIKRRLDTASHELAAKDEFDRIVVNNDIDVAVAELRDILSGD; encoded by the coding sequence GTGCCAGGCGATACGAAACAAGCCCGGCTAGTAGTTTTGGCCGGGCCTTCTGCCGTGGGTAAATCCACGATCGTGCATCGCCTTCGGTCGGAACTGGAAGATCTTTATTTTTCAGTTTCCATGACCACTCGATCTCCTCGACCTGGCGAGGTCGACGGAGTTGATTACTTCTTTGTCACCCCAGAACTGTTTCAAGATCGCATCGACCGCGGAGAAATGCTCGAGTGGGCGGACATCCACGGTGGCCTACAACGCTCGGGTACCCCCGCCGAACCAGTGGAGCACGCGCGCTCCGAGGGGCGGCCAGTCCTGGTCGAGGTCGACCTGGAAGGTGCCCGCAATGTTAAACGGGCCATCCCAGATGCAATCACCGTGTTTCTAGCGCCTCCGTCATGGGAAATCCTCGTGGAGCGCCTTACAGGGCGGGGCACAGAACCTGAAGATGTAATCAAACGTCGTTTGGATACCGCAAGCCACGAACTCGCGGCGAAGGATGAGTTCGACCGCATCGTGGTCAACAACGATATCGACGTGGCAGTAGCCGAACTGCGCGACATTCTCAGCGGCGATTAA
- a CDS encoding aspartate carbamoyltransferase catalytic subunit, which yields MKHLIDIKDLSVDEIVGLMDEADRFREALNGREVKKLPTLRGRTVYTLFYENSTRTRSSFETAGKWMSADVINLSASSSSVKKGESLRDTAATLASIGADAIIIRHPSSGAAHHIRQWLDHDGTGPSVINAGDGAHQHPTQALLDAVTMRQKLGTVEGLHVVIVGDCLHSRVVRSNVDLLTALGAEITLVAPRTLLPTGVETWPVRTSHDFDSVIGSADVVMMLRVQAERMHGGFFPSHREYATLYGLSEARYAAMKDNAIVMHPGPILRGMEINNQVADAPQAAILQQVNNGVHVRMATLFTLLASSGSRGF from the coding sequence ATGAAGCACCTCATCGATATTAAAGACCTTTCAGTCGACGAGATCGTCGGACTGATGGACGAGGCCGACCGATTCCGCGAAGCCCTCAATGGCCGTGAAGTGAAAAAACTCCCTACTTTGCGTGGCCGCACTGTTTACACTTTGTTCTACGAGAATTCCACCCGCACCCGTTCCTCTTTCGAAACGGCTGGCAAGTGGATGAGTGCAGACGTCATCAATCTGTCTGCCTCTAGCTCCTCTGTTAAGAAGGGTGAATCTCTCCGTGATACAGCAGCCACGCTGGCTTCCATCGGCGCGGATGCAATCATTATTCGTCACCCGTCCTCTGGCGCTGCCCATCACATTAGGCAGTGGCTGGACCACGACGGCACCGGGCCAAGCGTAATCAACGCCGGCGACGGGGCGCATCAGCATCCGACGCAGGCGCTTCTCGACGCGGTCACGATGCGCCAAAAACTCGGAACTGTCGAAGGCCTCCACGTGGTCATTGTCGGAGACTGCCTCCATTCCCGGGTCGTGCGCTCCAACGTTGACCTGCTCACCGCCCTCGGAGCTGAGATCACGCTGGTTGCCCCTCGAACCTTGTTGCCTACTGGCGTAGAAACGTGGCCAGTCCGAACCTCCCACGACTTCGATTCTGTTATCGGTTCCGCTGACGTAGTCATGATGCTTCGCGTGCAGGCAGAACGCATGCACGGTGGATTTTTCCCATCCCATCGTGAGTACGCCACTTTGTACGGCTTAAGCGAAGCCCGCTACGCAGCCATGAAAGATAACGCTATCGTCATGCACCCTGGACCAATCCTGCGTGGCATGGAAATTAATAACCAGGTAGCTGACGCTCCCCAGGCAGCAATTCTTCAGCAGGTCAACAACGGTGTGCACGTACGCATGGCAACGCTGTTCACTTTGCTGGCAAGCTCTGGCAGCCGGGGATTCTAG